A single window of Rubripirellula lacrimiformis DNA harbors:
- a CDS encoding IS66 family transposase: MDTKQLTDDQFPSDVKDLQRLVASLQSQVEQQAHSVLELKNHNDKLESENVDLQLRVDKLLQQLFGRRSERRTDGEGQLFLDLGDEATPEVVSALEEAVREAEQVIEDAEEEQKKRKSKSLIKNDRKFPEHLPRIERIIDLPEDRREGLKLIGYDEVETLEWIRPELRVRVNKYAKYVHPANQNQGITSPERPTGLVQGDRFDTSVGVEVVAWKYFYHLPFYRQQDLFAGSGWTPSRSTLANIETAVEFTLRPLAEHLRSLLKTDTCVGCDDTGVVLITPRTMPDLSNHPRGERISEVFAKAIDSGKPSIRANFWGYYASRLPVVAFDFTVSRHRDGPDDVLGDYEGTLIGDCWSGFQKIGVRSDSRITLAACWAHARRKVDECRSAFPIQVAKLESLIRMLYDIEDQIKELGDAERLARRRSLSSHVLGQIDEYLASDQMSSPKVLPKSNLGQAAAYICRHREALGRFIDDAGIPIDNNDCEQLMKRVATGRKNWLFKGSLSAGERAANLMTIIGTAIRNDLDVHAYLEDVLRRALVGETNWAAMSPHTWRESHPESIREYRQDERRQAADRKRIRRARRRRIKK, encoded by the coding sequence ATGGATACAAAGCAACTTACCGACGATCAGTTCCCCAGCGATGTGAAAGATCTTCAGAGGTTGGTCGCGAGCTTGCAATCGCAAGTCGAGCAGCAAGCCCACTCGGTTCTCGAGTTGAAGAATCACAACGACAAACTCGAGTCGGAAAACGTTGACCTGCAGCTCCGAGTCGACAAGCTACTTCAGCAACTCTTTGGCCGGCGAAGTGAACGCCGCACCGATGGCGAAGGCCAGCTCTTTCTAGATCTCGGCGACGAAGCCACGCCCGAAGTGGTCAGCGCGCTCGAAGAAGCCGTCCGTGAAGCCGAGCAAGTCATCGAAGATGCCGAAGAAGAACAGAAGAAACGCAAGTCCAAATCTCTCATCAAAAACGACCGCAAGTTCCCCGAACACTTGCCTCGCATCGAGCGGATCATCGACCTACCCGAAGACAGGCGCGAGGGTCTCAAGCTGATCGGCTATGACGAAGTCGAAACGCTCGAGTGGATTCGGCCCGAGCTTCGCGTGCGGGTCAATAAATACGCCAAGTACGTTCACCCAGCCAATCAGAACCAAGGCATCACCAGTCCCGAGCGTCCGACCGGACTCGTCCAAGGTGACCGCTTTGACACCTCGGTCGGCGTGGAAGTGGTGGCCTGGAAATACTTTTATCACTTGCCGTTTTACCGCCAGCAGGACTTGTTCGCCGGCAGCGGTTGGACGCCCAGTCGCAGCACGCTGGCGAATATCGAAACGGCCGTGGAGTTCACGCTGCGTCCGTTGGCTGAGCACCTGCGATCGCTTCTTAAAACAGACACCTGCGTTGGCTGTGACGATACCGGCGTCGTGCTGATCACGCCAAGAACGATGCCGGACTTGTCGAACCATCCTCGCGGTGAGCGGATCAGCGAGGTCTTCGCCAAGGCGATCGATTCGGGAAAGCCGAGTATCAGAGCGAACTTCTGGGGCTACTACGCTTCACGCCTTCCAGTGGTGGCGTTCGACTTCACTGTCAGTCGCCACCGCGACGGTCCGGACGACGTACTGGGGGATTATGAAGGAACACTTATCGGAGACTGCTGGTCGGGCTTTCAAAAGATCGGTGTGCGCAGCGATTCGCGAATCACGTTGGCGGCGTGCTGGGCGCATGCGCGCCGCAAGGTCGACGAGTGCCGCAGCGCATTCCCGATCCAAGTCGCCAAGCTGGAATCACTGATCCGCATGCTCTACGACATCGAAGATCAAATCAAAGAGTTGGGTGACGCGGAGCGACTTGCCAGACGCCGAAGCTTGTCGAGTCATGTGCTTGGGCAGATCGACGAGTACTTGGCCAGCGATCAGATGAGTTCGCCGAAGGTGCTTCCCAAAAGCAATCTCGGGCAAGCGGCCGCGTACATCTGTCGTCACCGGGAGGCGCTGGGTCGCTTCATCGACGACGCTGGGATCCCGATCGACAACAACGACTGCGAGCAGTTAATGAAACGTGTCGCGACGGGGCGAAAGAACTGGCTGTTCAAAGGCTCGTTGTCGGCAGGTGAACGAGCCGCCAACCTGATGACAATCATCGGAACAGCGATTCGAAACGACCTGGACGTTCACGCGTACCTGGAAGACGTCCTGCGTCGAGCACTTGTCGGCGAAACCAACTGGGCCGCGATGTCTCCCCACACATGGCGAGAATCGCACCCGGAATCCATCCGCGAGTATCGCCAAGACGAACGCCGACAAGCCGCCGATCGCAAACGAATCCGCCGCGCTCGCCGTCGACGAATCAAAAAGTAA
- the tnpB gene encoding IS66 family insertion sequence element accessory protein TnpB (TnpB, as the term is used for proteins encoded by IS66 family insertion elements, is considered an accessory protein, since TnpC, encoded by a neighboring gene, is a DDE family transposase.) encodes MIGLPTSTPIYLCTTPVDFRKGFDGLTGIVTASLGHNVTGGALFLFVNRKRDRIKALWWETGGLTLWYRRLEQGTVELPKPQGDQSHVTIDSVELAMWIAGVSLKSAKTRRKRMKAA; translated from the coding sequence ATGATCGGCCTGCCCACCAGCACTCCCATCTATCTCTGCACCACGCCGGTCGACTTCCGAAAGGGGTTCGACGGACTGACCGGCATCGTCACCGCATCGCTCGGTCACAACGTCACCGGCGGAGCGTTGTTCCTGTTCGTTAATCGCAAGCGGGATCGCATCAAAGCTCTCTGGTGGGAAACCGGCGGGCTGACGCTGTGGTATCGACGACTCGAGCAAGGCACCGTCGAGCTGCCAAAGCCGCAAGGTGACCAATCGCATGTCACGATCGATTCGGTGGAACTGGCCATGTGGATCGCGGGCGTGTCACTGAAATCCGCCAAGACAAGACGTAAGCGAATGAAAGCCGCTTGA
- the tnpA gene encoding IS66 family insertion sequence element accessory protein TnpA, producing the protein MTDRSHAATRRSWIDRIDRFQQSSQTVAQFCAAEGFSPASFYRWRRMLQADTPSSSPSLPRFIPVSLPPNRQAELSPPTETVTMMSVELPGGVRIRFEATGPTSVRS; encoded by the coding sequence ATGACTGACCGTTCCCACGCCGCCACTCGCCGATCCTGGATCGATCGGATCGATCGATTTCAGCAGAGCAGCCAAACCGTTGCCCAGTTCTGTGCTGCCGAAGGTTTCTCACCCGCCTCCTTTTATCGGTGGCGTCGCATGCTGCAAGCCGACACCCCGTCATCATCGCCGTCGCTCCCCCGGTTCATCCCTGTCAGTCTGCCCCCAAACCGGCAAGCAGAACTGAGCCCGCCGACAGAAACCGTTACCATGATGTCCGTTGAGCTCCCCGGCGGCGTTCGTATCCGGTTCGAGGCGACGGGCCCCACGTCGGTGCGGTCATGA